Genomic window (Salvelinus namaycush isolate Seneca chromosome 27, SaNama_1.0, whole genome shotgun sequence):
tcgtcttacctaagggtttacacatcgtcttacctaagggtctacacatcgtcttacctaagggtctacacatcgtcttacctaagggtctacacatcgtcttacctaagggtctacacatcgtcttacctaagggtctacacatcgtcttacctaagggtctacacatcgtcttacctaagggtctacacatcgtcttacctaagggtttacacatcgtcttacctaagggtttacacatcgtcttacctaagggtttacacatcgtcttacctaagggtttacacatcgtcttacctaagggtctacacatcgtcttacctaagggtctacacatcgtcttacctaagCCCCTATacatcgtcttacctaagggtctacacatcgtcttacctaagggtctacacatcgtcttacctaagggtttacacatcgtcttacctaagggtttacacatcgtcttacctaagggtctacacatcgtcttacctaagCCCTTATACATCATCTTACCTATGGGTctacacatcgtcttacctaagggtctacacatcgtcttacctaagggtttacacatcgtcttacctaagggtctacacatcgtcttacctaagggtctacacatcgtcttacctaagggtttacacatcgtcttacctaagggtctacacatcgtcttacctaagggtttacacatcgtcttacctaagggtttacacatcgtcttacctaagggtttacacatcgtcttacctaagggtctacacatcgtcttacctaagggtTTACACATCGTCTTACTTAAGGGTTtacacatcgtcttacctaagggtctacacatcgtcttacctaagggtctacacatcgtcttacctaagggtctacacatcgtcttacctaagggtttacacatcgtcttacctaagggtttacacatcgtcttacctaagggtttacacatcgtcttacctaagggtttacacatcgtcttacctaagggtTTACACATTGTCTTACCTAAGGGTTTCcacatcgtcttacctaagggtttaatatattttgatttgtttaacacttttttggctactacatgattcaatatgtgttatttcatagttttgatgtcttcactattattctacactgtagaaaatagcaaaataTTAAGAAGagtccttgaatgagtaggtgtgtccaaacttttgacatcTGCTGTACATCTCCACATAGCTTTGACAATTAGGTATTTTCTATTCTATTCAGTTCTATTTTATTTCGTGGTGTTTCAGTATCTGGACTCACCTGTCTATCCCGTAGATGTAAACAACAGACACCATTTCACAGAAGGCGATGACTAGGAGAGGGATGGAGCCGGCAAAGCTGTCGAACAGAGCCAGCCAGTAGTTACCAGACCGCTGGGTGAATATGAGAGCGAcggtgaaacaaacaatacaagtGACACCTGAAAGAAGACAAAACAAAGACGGTTTGTTTAAACGTTGACAACCAAGGTTCTTTCAGGGGTGCTCAACCTCATTGGATGTTCAGAGGGATACACCCCCTTTTTAAAGGTCAATAACAAGCTTGTGATCTCAATCCCTGAACAACTGGGATGTTGAAGACAATTCCTTGGTTTGAAGACATTTTGATTTAGTGCAGTTTAAAAGAAGAATCTCAGCTTCTGTATGTCACTAACCTGTCAAGACTTCTTTGGGACACCTTTTAGGGAAGATGTTCAGATCCTGAAGGGGCACCACGACCCCCTCTATGTTCCCAAACATGGTGGACAGTCCCAGACAGAAGAGCATGATGAAGAACAGGAtggaccagagaggagagacaggcatCTTGGTGATGGCTTCTGTGAACACGATGAAGGCCAGACCAGTTCCCTCCACACCCTACAGGAAACACAGTACGGATACAGGAAACACAGTACGGACATAAGTAAGTTCTGGTGTCCCTTAGAGTGAATGATATGTCTTGGATTGGACATGGTGTAATTTCACTACCTGACTGAGAAACTGCTGTAGATCACAGGTCTTCAGGTTTAATCCCTGGATGATGTCTGGCGATGTGCTGTTGAGACCTTGGAGAACTTCCTCATAGTTGTTCACAGTGAAGAGGTGCTCAGGGAGATCAAATGCATTCATAAGGGCCATGATGTTACTAGGAAGAGAACACATTCAGAAGGGTCGTGATGTCACTAGGAAGAGAACACATTCAGAAGGGTCGTGATGTCACTAGGAAGAGAACACATTCAGAAGGGTCGTGATGTCACTAGGAAGAGAACACATTCAGAAGGGTCGTGATGTCACTAGGAAGAGAACACATTCAGAAGGGTCGTGATGTCACTAGGAAGAGAACACATTCAGAAGGGTCGTGATGTCACTAGGAAGAGAACACATTCAGAAGGGTCGTGATGTCACTAGGAAGAGAACACATTCAGAAGGGTCGTGATGTCACTAGGAAGAGAACACATTCAGAAGGGCCGTGATGTCACTAGGAAGAGAACACATTCAGAAGGGCCGTGATGTCACTAGGAAGAGAACACATTCAGAAGGGTCGTGATGTCACTAGGAAGAGAACACATTCAGAAGGGCCGTGATGTCACTAGGAAGAGAACACATTCAGCAGGGCCGTGATGTCACTAGGAAGAGAACACATTCAGCAGGGCCGTGATGTCACTAGGAAGAGAACACATTCAGAAGGGCCGTGATGTCACTAGGAAGAGAACACATTCAGAAGGGTCGTGATGTCACTAGGAAGAGAACACATTCAGCAGGGCCGTGATGTCACTAGGAAGAGAACACATTCAGAAGGGTCGTGATGTCACTAGGAAGAGAACACATTCAGCAGGGCCAAGAGAACACATAGAAGTAAATACCAAACTCATTCGATTATCTTCCTGTAATCTCTATTTATTAAATCCAATGTTGACATATACTTGACAGTGTTGTCAACAAATATGAGTTCAATCTACATTGAATTTGATTGAAAGTATGGATTCAACCAAGAAGGAACTAGGAATTTACCTATCCGAGCAGTCGTCAAACTTCTCCGTGGCCCTGAAGCCTATGATGGAGTAGATGACGGTAGCAGAGTAGACGGAGGTGGCTCCGTTGATGATGGAGATGATGACAGCATCCTGTTCACAGTTGTTGCTGGAGAAACAAGATCCGTTGGTATAATGTCTATGAACATCTGTGATTTACTCAAAGGAATGACGATTCAGCCACaataaaagtgtttaaaaaaaaaaacattttaataaggAGTTGCTTACTGTACAGAGTTGTAGCTGGAGAAGGAGATGAGACCGCCGAAGGCCAAGGAGAAAGAGTAGAACACCTGTGCACCTGCATCCAGCCAGGTAGATGGGTTCATCAGCTCATTCACCTGGAGAAATAGAAAACAGACACAAAGAAATCAGTCTTTGTGTTGATTGTAGTGTCATGACAACGTTAGCACATACTGTTAATGCTTACGTCTGGTGTGAAGAGGAACTTGACTCCATCCAGAGAACCTTTCAGAGTCAGTCCTCTGATCAGGAAGATGGTGAGCACCAAGTAGGGCAGAGTGGATGTTATGTACACAGCCTGATGAGAATGAGAGAGATTCTAGAACTGTTACATAAACTGAATCCAGAACCACTTAtgaatggagacagagagagagcgagacagagacagagacagagggacagagagagagacagagagagagagacagagacagagagagagacagagagacagagacagagagagagacagagacagagagagacagatagagacagagacagagagagacagagacacagagagagagagaaacagagagagagagaaacagagagagacagagagagacagagagacagagagacagagacagagcgaaagagagagggacagagagagagacagagacagagagagagacagagcgagagggacagagagagagacagagagagacatatagagacagagacagagacagagagagacagagacacagagagagagagaaacagagagagagagaaacagagagagagagagagagagagacagagagagacagagagagacagagacagagagagacagagacacagagagacagagacagagcgaaagagagagggacagagagagagacagagagagagagagagacagagagagagacagagcgagagggacagagagagagacagacagagagagatacagagaaacaTCAGCGATAAGACAACTGGCACCATTCCCAAGGCAGGCCATTATTTTTACTGAAATTTGACCTCCCTCATAAACAGGGAGAGAGTGAATCTGAGATGGTACCTTGCCAGTAGTCTCAATCCCCCTGATACAGCAGACATAGAGTAAAGTCCAGGCAGACACCAGGGCTAGCACCATCCACCACTGAAGGCCTCCGGATAAATCTATGGCCGTCGAGGTGTTCAGTGTCTCTCTGTACCAGAAGTAATCCACGGAGGAGCTCCGTGCGCACTCTGACACCAGACCTGCCGAtatccaaactgtttaaaggcctGTCTGGATCTAAAATGATAACAGCTAAGATGAAAATGAGATAGAAGTTGGGTCGGTCTGAATTCTCAATGTttgactagctagctatctactgCCAATGTATTCAGCATGATTCAGCAAGATACAGAATGATACAGCATGAAAAAGCATGATTCGGCATGATTCGGCATAGACGAGACGAGTCAGAAACACCTCAAAACCACATGGTATTAATAACAGCTACCTACGATTCCCCCTcaaggcagcttcttgtcattgttgctagcttagttatatatatatatatattcatatagTTATATGCtagttgctagctatctgaccatcTTAAATAATTACACACAGACTTCTTCCCCATCGACGTGTGTGCATcgttttcgtgacgttgtcagtTAACCCGTGAGCTGATCCTGCTTGCTATCATGCTGGTattaggctagctagctaagttaaaatatatttttttggtcCAGGTTTTGATGATACTGTAGTGAATTCACGGGGGGTAGCCCTGACCGGGACTCGAACCCGGATCCAGCGACTGCCAAGCCAACACCTTAAACCTTTACGCCAAGAGGTCTGGACATCTTAACCGAGGTAGCTAGGTAACCGAGGTAGCTGGGTAACCGAGGTAGCTGGGTAACCGAGGTAGCTGGGTAACCGAGGTAGCTGGGTAACCGAGGTAGCTAGGTAACCGAGGTAGCTAGGTAACCGAGGTAGCTATGTATTGAGTTAAGGTCGCTTCCAATACCAACTGTTACTCATGAAGGAAATTCTGTACCTGTCTTGTTTGCATTGAGGGGACACTGACTCCAAGGCAAGGGGTCCTGGAAGGAGTTGAAGAGGTACCACATGATCCAGGCCATGATAGTGTTGTAGTACATCCCAACCAGGAAGGATACCAACATGGAGGCAATACCTGTTTCAGAACAAATGCCATTTACATTCCCTGTACATTCCAGTGAATTATAAGCATATTCAAGTTGATTCAAGTATGCTATGTccaagtatatacagtatattgagtACCAGTCAATATTTTGGATACACATTcagtttatttattattattattattttttttactgttttctacattgtagaataatagtgaagacatcacaactacggaataacacatggaatcatgtagtaaccaaaaaaagtgttaaacaaatctaaatatattttatatattttttattgagatttttcaaagtagccaccctttgccttgatgacagctttgcacactcttggcattctctcaaccagcattttgaggaatgcttttccaacagtcttgaaggagttcccacatatgctgagcacttgttggctgcttttccttcactctgcggtctaactcatccaaaccatttcaattgggttgaaccaaaactctcaaatttggactcatcagaccaaaggatagatttccaccggtctaatgtccattgctcgtgtttcttggcccaagcaagtctctttttgttattggtgtcctttaatagtggcttctttgcagcaattgtggcattcctcatgaaagccagtttcatcataggacttcatggtttttgcacttgaagaaacttacaAAGTTCTTggaattttccggattgactgaccttcatgtcttaaagtaatgatggactgtcatttctctttgcttatttgagctgttcttgccataatatggacttgatcttttaccataTAGGGCTATCTcctgtataccacacctaccttttcacaacacaactgattggctcaaagcattaagaagaaaataaattctacAAATAGAATTCTACAACTTTGCACAGctgttaaatgaaatgcattccaagtgactacctcattcagctggttgagagaatgccaagagtgtgcaaagttgtcatcaaggcaaagggtggctactttgaagattctcaaataaacgttgatttgatttgaaatataaaatatattttgatttgtttatcacttttttttggttactacatgattccatatgtgttgtttcatagtttggATATCTTCACTATTtctctacaatatagaaaatagtaaaaatatagcaaaactcttgaatgagtagctgtttccaaacttttgactggtactgtatattaaagtatgctatacataatacataataTTGCGAAACATACAAACTTATAGCTACTTATAACCATATTCCTGAAGCCGCAAGGGTTTTGATCACATGATCACATGATCACAGGAATTCCACACAGATACCGTAATCAAGAATGGACTGTCACCCACCAATGCCAGTGAGGTAAGGGTTGACAGAGCCCCACACTCCCACACTGCCGCTCCTGAGGCGCTGTCCGATAGCAAACTCCAGGTGCAGCAGTGGAATCCCCTCCAGAACCAGCAGGATCAGGAAAGGGATCATAAACGCTCCTTTGGAACACAAGATTGGAATTGGAATCTCTTGTTGGTTGTTTTGATCAGTTGACATATCAACAATGCTCCACTGAACACATCTCCAATATTacaacagtaacagttgtattgTTGTGTTATAAAAGTGTTAGTGTTGAAGATTTTCAGATAATACCATTTTAAATGAACTCTCCAGTGAAAAATCCCTCTTTTTAAAAGCTCATATTCTGTTATCTCTTATATCTTattacccaaataatgttgttgactcgtcctacatttgacattttagttatttagtagacgctctcatccagagcaactagggttaagtgccttgctcaagggcacattaacAGATTTTTAACCTAGTTGGCCCGGGGagtcaaaccagcaacctttcagttaccggcccaccgctaggctacctgccaccctatacacatatttgtggccaaagctCAAAAACCCCACCTCAAACTTGCTATTTCCTAATAGAGTATGATGCCATActcctgaggaggatgagctggccaatcagaagTCTAGATGAGGAGAAGCTGGCCAATCAGAAGTCTAGATGAGGAGAAGCTGGCCAATCAGAAGTCTAGAGGAGGATAAACTGGCCAATCAGAAGTCTAGAGGAGGATAaactggccaatcagcggtctattATTTTAATGACCAgtgtacgcccacaccattccaacacagaaaaccTTCTTTTTAACGTACTTAATTACCATGGTTTTGTAACTATTTAACTCCTATTGTAAGTAAATATAGGTCATATTTAATAGAGATCTGGAATCattggacagttactttaaagtgTTATTAATTATTAGTGTTGAAGCGTCAAAACAATTATGCAAACTAGGTACAGCAATGCATACAGAGGACAAACACATATACCAGGGGGTTTCTCTGTGTTAAAATACCCAGTAGATAGTTACAGCAATGCATACAGAGGACAAACACATATACCAGGGGGTTTCTCTGTGTTAAAATACCCAGTAGACAGTCTGAAAACGTTTTTTATAACAAGTTGAGAATGATTACACATTTGTTTTGTTTACTTGTTAAGATTTCAAACCATGACTATCAATCCTCtcaaatactgtacattattGGGTTTTGAGGAATCCCAAATGAAATTTACGACAGTTCCCTATCAGTCGTAATCATCTAGAGTAACATTTACTTTCACCCATACCACAAAACAAATGGACCAGTCACTCGTTATTCAATCAGACAACTAATATCATAATCAATATAGTATTCTGCTATCTCTGTATGTGCAGATAAATTATCCTACTAATTGTATACAGTGTATTCCACCTTTTTAACTACTTATGTCAAGGGTATgtacgctgagtgtacaaaacattaggaacaccttcccaatgtagactttttttttttgccctcagaacagactcaagtCGTCTGGtcatggactctataaggtgtcgaaagcgttccacagggatgatggcccatgtcttttgggtggtgaaccattcttgatacacacgggaaactgttgagcgtgaaaaacccagcagctttgcagttcttgacacactaaaaactggtgcgcctggcacctgcaatcatactccgttcaaaggcacttaaatgtgttgccttgcccattcaccctctgaatggcacacgtccacaatccatgtctcaattgtctcaaggcttaaaaatccttctttaacctgtcttctcccctcttcatctacactgattgaagtggatttaacaggtgacatcaataagggatcatagctttcatctggattcacctggtcagtgcatgtcattgaaagagcaggtgttcctaatgttttgtaatcTCACTATAGTTTGTAGTTTTCCCTGTTTAATTTCTACAGTGAAAAAATGCATAACTCAAATTCCTTTTCATTAATTTGCAAACAATCAAACcgcctcccctctttctcccctacCTCCTCCATGGCTCTGACACAGGTAAGGGAACCTCCACACGTTCCCCAGCCCCACACAGAAGCCCACACAGGTCAGCATGTATTGGGTCTTGTTGTCCCATTTGGGCCTGTCCCCAGCCTCCTCCTTCTCCATTCTCTCCAGCTCCTTATGAGACGGGATCCGGTCATCCAGACCTGGGTTGGGCAGCTTGGGGAATCTCATGGCAACCGGCTGGATAGTGAAGTCTTCCTCACCCAATGAAGGTACagttctccgtctctctctctagttctctctctctctctctttctctttcagctGCTGGCTTTATTGTTCACCCAGAAAGGGTCTCAGGATGGTTGTAGACAACAAAAGGAACTGAATGGCCTCTCTACTGTCAGCTGGTTGACTGCCGAGTGTATCTAGCCTCTCTACTGTCAGCTGGTTGACTGCCAGGTGTATCTAGCCTCTCACCTGTCAGC
Coding sequences:
- the LOC120021985 gene encoding sodium-dependent neutral amino acid transporter B(0)AT1-like; amino-acid sequence: MRFPKLPNPGLDDRIPSHKELERMEKEEAGDRPKWDNKTQYMLTCVGFCVGLGNVWRFPYLCQSHGGGAFMIPFLILLVLEGIPLLHLEFAIGQRLRSGSVGVWGSVNPYLTGIGIASMLVSFLVGMYYNTIMAWIMWYLFNSFQDPLPWSQCPLNANKTGLVSECARSSSVDYFWYRETLNTSTAIDLSGGLQWWMVLALVSAWTLLYVCCIRGIETTGKAVYITSTLPYLVLTIFLIRGLTLKGSLDGVKFLFTPDVNELMNPSTWLDAGAQVFYSFSLAFGGLISFSSYNSVHNNCEQDAVIISIINGATSVYSATVIYSIIGFRATEKFDDCSDSNIMALMNAFDLPEHLFTVNNYEEVLQGLNSTSPDIIQGLNLKTCDLQQFLSQGVEGTGLAFIVFTEAITKMPVSPLWSILFFIMLFCLGLSTMFGNIEGVVVPLQDLNIFPKRCPKEVLTGVTCIVCFTVALIFTQRSGNYWLALFDSFAGSIPLLVIAFCEMVSVVYIYGIDRFNADIEFMIGHKPNLFWQVTWRFVSPIIMLVIFIFYFVTQVSGELTYLVWDEDAEEFPTLADRQYPDWIYFIIFILAGIPSLAVPGVAIFKFIYNRCCQKDNSFREDTVNSVSAKIQMTEKTMD